In the genome of Polaribacter atrinae, one region contains:
- a CDS encoding creatininase family protein, translating to MENSIRPYVLADINWKTVKETDYKVAILPWGASEAHNYHLPYATDNFQAEFVAIEAAKKAWEKKAKVIVLPTIPFGVNTGQMDVKLCMNMSPSTQYAVLKDVVQVLNAHDIQKLVIVNSHGGNNFKQMIRELSLAFPKNFVCAINWWQVANANDYFNEPGDHAGELETSAIMHIKPHLVLPLEEAGNGTEKKFKIKGLKEGWVSTQRQWTEVTKDTGVGNPKFATAEKGKIFLEVVVDKVAEFFGELYHADAKNMYE from the coding sequence ATGGAAAATAGTATTAGACCTTATGTGTTGGCAGATATCAATTGGAAAACTGTAAAAGAAACAGATTATAAAGTTGCTATTTTGCCTTGGGGAGCTTCAGAAGCTCATAATTACCATTTGCCGTATGCTACGGATAATTTTCAGGCAGAATTTGTAGCCATAGAAGCCGCTAAAAAAGCTTGGGAAAAAAAGGCAAAAGTAATTGTATTGCCAACCATTCCATTTGGAGTTAATACGGGGCAAATGGATGTTAAACTGTGTATGAATATGAGTCCGAGTACACAATACGCCGTTTTAAAGGATGTAGTTCAGGTATTAAATGCACATGATATCCAAAAATTGGTGATTGTAAATTCTCATGGCGGTAACAATTTTAAGCAAATGATTAGGGAATTGAGTTTAGCATTTCCTAAAAATTTTGTTTGTGCCATAAATTGGTGGCAAGTAGCAAATGCAAATGATTACTTTAATGAACCTGGAGATCATGCTGGTGAATTAGAAACATCAGCAATTATGCATATTAAACCTCATTTGGTATTGCCCTTAGAAGAAGCGGGTAACGGAACCGAGAAAAAATTTAAAATAAAAGGATTGAAAGAAGGATGGGTATCTACACAACGTCAATGGACGGAAGTGACTAAGGATACGGGAGTTGGAAATCCGAAATTTGCAACTGCAGAAAAAGGAAAAATATTTTTAGAAGTAGTTGTTGATAAAGTTGCAGAGTTTTTTGGAGAACTGTACCATGCAGATGCTAAAAATATGTACGAATAA
- a CDS encoding sialidase family protein: MKKVIVLLISISCFSCAVQDKTKSEKKTKETLVFQDLFNSSMDEDVNCYRIPSIVTAPNGDLIASIDERVPNCGDLKWSKDINIIIRRSADNGKTWSAIETVVDFPYGKSASDPSMIVDTVTKEIFLFYNYMNLDTEKDIYYLHVVKSADNGKTWSKPVDITSQIAKSEWHKDFKFITSGRGIQTRSGKLLHTMVNLNSGLHVFGSDDHGKTWYFIDSPIQPADESKIIELADGTLMINARVNGKGIRYVHTSTDEGKTWETKAVPELIDPGCNASIIRYTSIEDGYKKNRLLFSNAKSEKGRVNMAVRVSYDEGKTWTEGKTIYEGSSAYSSLTVLENGDIGLFFEQDGYTKNPFVSFSLEWLTDGADVYKKPRKK; the protein is encoded by the coding sequence ATGAAAAAAGTAATTGTACTATTAATTTCAATAAGCTGCTTTAGTTGTGCAGTGCAAGACAAAACCAAGTCAGAAAAAAAGACAAAAGAGACTTTGGTGTTTCAAGATTTATTTAACTCATCTATGGATGAGGATGTTAATTGCTACAGAATTCCTTCTATTGTGACTGCTCCAAATGGAGATTTAATAGCGTCAATAGATGAGCGTGTACCTAACTGTGGAGATTTAAAATGGAGTAAAGACATTAACATTATAATTAGAAGAAGTGCAGACAATGGTAAAACTTGGTCGGCTATAGAAACTGTGGTAGATTTTCCTTACGGTAAATCAGCGTCAGATCCTTCTATGATTGTAGATACAGTTACTAAAGAAATTTTCCTTTTTTACAACTATATGAATTTAGATACAGAAAAGGATATTTATTATTTACATGTTGTAAAAAGTGCAGATAATGGTAAAACATGGAGTAAACCAGTAGATATTACGTCTCAAATAGCAAAAAGTGAGTGGCATAAAGATTTTAAATTTATTACCTCTGGTAGAGGTATTCAAACCCGTTCAGGAAAATTATTACACACTATGGTTAATTTAAATAGTGGCTTACATGTTTTTGGTAGTGATGATCACGGTAAGACTTGGTATTTTATAGATTCACCAATTCAGCCTGCAGATGAATCAAAAATCATTGAACTTGCAGATGGTACCTTAATGATTAATGCTCGTGTAAATGGTAAAGGAATTCGTTATGTACATACGTCAACAGATGAAGGTAAAACTTGGGAAACTAAAGCAGTTCCAGAATTAATAGATCCAGGTTGTAATGCAAGTATTATCCGTTATACCTCTATAGAAGATGGTTATAAAAAGAATCGTTTACTTTTTTCGAATGCAAAATCAGAAAAAGGACGTGTAAATATGGCGGTTAGAGTTAGTTATGATGAAGGTAAAACTTGGACAGAAGGAAAAACAATTTACGAAGGATCTTCTGCATATTCTTCTCTAACAGTGTTAGAAAATGGAGATATCGGATTGTTTTTTGAACAAGATGGCTATACTAAAAATCCGTTTGTAAGCTTTTCTTTAGAATGGTTAACAGATGGAGCAGATGTATATAAAAAGCCAAGGAAAAAGTAA
- a CDS encoding YhcH/YjgK/YiaL family protein translates to MIVDKIENANLYRGMHKGVDKALNYLKNTNFAKIPIGKYEINDKSVYALVKEYETKPIDHNLLEGHLKYIDIHFMAKGTEQIGYTTLFDQKPHKIYDDLDDYALYKEPFNLQTLQKGMFIIFFPDDIHLPEISLNGTLIVKKVIVKVKM, encoded by the coding sequence ATGATTGTTGATAAAATAGAAAATGCTAATTTATATAGAGGCATGCATAAGGGGGTTGATAAAGCCTTAAATTATTTAAAAAACACCAACTTTGCCAAAATACCTATTGGTAAATATGAAATTAATGATAAATCTGTTTATGCACTAGTAAAAGAATATGAGACAAAACCTATAGATCATAATCTTTTAGAAGGGCATCTTAAATATATTGATATTCATTTTATGGCAAAGGGCACTGAGCAAATAGGATATACTACGCTATTTGATCAAAAACCACATAAAATTTATGATGACTTAGATGACTATGCCTTGTATAAAGAGCCATTTAACTTACAAACATTACAAAAAGGAATGTTCATTATTTTTTTTCCTGATGATATTCATTTACCTGAAATTAGTTTAAATGGCACTTTAATAGTTAAAAAGGTAATTGTAAAAGTTAAGATGTAG
- a CDS encoding glycoside hydrolase family 27 protein, which translates to MKTKVLLLMLILFLTNEIIAQKFENLAQTPPMGWNSWNSFQCEFVNETVIKEMADAMVEKGLKDAGYEYIVIDDCWQIGRDKNGYIIVDKKKFPSGIKSLANYIHSKGLKFGIYSDAGIKTCAGRPGSKGFDTQDAEMYAKWGVDYLKYDWCFTEGQDAKISYKKMRDALYKTGRPIVFSMCEWGENKPWEWAEDVGHLWRTTLDIDMKGRFDGDIWDNHLGWTTILDMQVGLEKYAGPGHWNDPDMLAVGNNDMPENEARAHFTMWSMLAAPLMAGNDLRNMSVNDQNILTNKELIAINQDVLGKQGFKIEDMGNFEIWQKPLSNGDMAICLFNRETKGKKYQVDWSKIKIKDFSGTYKVKDLWKNKVIGTTDANFTIEIPSRDVVVFRLMK; encoded by the coding sequence ATGAAAACAAAAGTGCTTTTATTAATGCTAATCTTATTTTTAACAAACGAAATTATTGCTCAGAAATTTGAAAACTTAGCACAAACTCCACCAATGGGATGGAATAGTTGGAACAGTTTTCAATGTGAATTTGTAAATGAAACCGTGATTAAGGAAATGGCAGATGCCATGGTAGAAAAAGGATTAAAAGATGCCGGTTATGAATATATTGTTATTGATGATTGCTGGCAAATAGGCCGTGATAAAAATGGATATATTATAGTAGATAAAAAGAAGTTTCCTTCTGGAATTAAAAGTCTAGCCAATTATATACATTCAAAAGGTCTAAAATTTGGAATTTATTCAGATGCTGGTATAAAAACTTGTGCTGGTCGTCCGGGAAGTAAAGGGTTTGACACACAAGATGCAGAAATGTATGCTAAATGGGGTGTAGATTATTTAAAATACGATTGGTGTTTTACAGAAGGACAAGATGCTAAAATATCGTACAAAAAAATGCGTGACGCCTTGTATAAAACAGGTAGACCTATTGTTTTTAGTATGTGTGAATGGGGTGAAAATAAGCCTTGGGAATGGGCAGAAGACGTAGGTCATTTATGGAGAACAACTCTAGATATAGATATGAAAGGTAGGTTTGATGGCGATATTTGGGACAATCATCTTGGTTGGACAACTATTTTAGATATGCAAGTTGGCTTAGAAAAATATGCTGGTCCAGGGCATTGGAACGACCCAGATATGTTAGCAGTTGGAAATAATGATATGCCAGAAAATGAGGCTAGAGCACACTTTACCATGTGGAGTATGTTGGCAGCTCCACTTATGGCTGGCAACGATTTAAGAAATATGTCTGTAAACGATCAAAATATTTTAACAAATAAAGAGCTAATTGCTATAAATCAAGATGTTTTAGGTAAACAAGGTTTTAAGATTGAAGACATGGGGAATTTTGAAATTTGGCAAAAACCATTATCAAATGGTGATATGGCAATTTGTTTATTCAATAGGGAAACGAAAGGAAAAAAATATCAAGTAGATTGGTCTAAAATTAAAATAAAGGATTTTTCTGGAACATATAAAGTAAAAGATCTTTGGAAAAATAAAGTAATTGGGACTACCGATGCTAATTTTACAATTGAAATTCCTAGTAGAGATGTTGTGGTATTTAGGTTGATGAAATAA
- a CDS encoding GDSL-type esterase/lipase family protein: MNAKNDYLLTLILLFFAFICNSQIIKVACIGDSVTYGSGIENREDNSYPEQLQQLLGSSYRVKNFGYPGATMLKKGHKPYWEKSEFKKSQEFTPNIVIIHLGLNDQGNNNWPKHKDEFESDYLDMIAVYKKLPSKPKVIICKMTPTFSGHHWFEEGMRENFKEIQSKIEEIAAKSSVEVIDLHEPLYRYPELFPDNLHPTKEGAKIISKKVYGAIKGDYGGLQLPMLYAENMVLQRNKPIKFNGIANVNETITVQFKNQIKIAKTDFNGRWNISFYPMEAGGPYALKFYTANKTIEINNVYVGEVWLASGQSNMDFKIRDMESASTVLKDSLNKNVFLFSMDGKALSGQKFNEQDLLNCNTKDYFKNTGWITSTENNLKNFSAVAYAFAYKLQKKLNVPIGIICNAVGGSPIQSWISRESMEQKHETINLLNDTHLNPMVDKWVADRIVLNMEDVAKNKIKARHPYQPTFLFDSGILPIKEYAINGVIWYQGESNTEQLELHSKLFKMLVTDWRTHFNNKELPFYYVQLSSIDRPNWGPFRDSQRSLLEIPNTGMAVSMDVGNKKDVHPKKKWIVGERLSNIALHKSYNFNTAFSGPLLDFVNVKGNILEVYFKYNEGLKTIDNLSVKDIFIANSDKKFVPAKAKIVKNTLQVWSSEIKKPRYIKYGYTSFSSGNLVNKQELPASTFSNIIE, translated from the coding sequence ATGAATGCAAAAAATGACTATTTACTAACGCTGATTTTGTTGTTTTTTGCCTTTATATGCAATAGCCAAATAATAAAAGTAGCATGTATTGGAGACAGCGTAACATATGGTTCAGGAATTGAAAACAGAGAAGACAACTCGTATCCAGAACAGTTGCAACAATTATTAGGTTCAAGTTATAGGGTTAAAAACTTTGGGTATCCTGGTGCTACCATGCTAAAAAAGGGGCACAAGCCGTATTGGGAAAAATCAGAATTTAAAAAATCACAAGAATTTACGCCAAATATTGTCATTATTCACTTAGGGCTAAATGACCAAGGCAATAACAATTGGCCAAAACACAAAGACGAGTTTGAAAGTGATTATTTAGATATGATTGCGGTTTATAAAAAATTGCCTTCAAAACCAAAAGTTATAATCTGCAAAATGACGCCTACTTTTTCTGGACATCATTGGTTTGAAGAAGGTATGCGAGAAAATTTTAAAGAAATACAATCTAAAATTGAAGAAATAGCAGCAAAATCTTCTGTTGAAGTGATAGATCTACATGAACCTTTGTATCGCTATCCGGAGTTATTTCCAGATAATTTACATCCTACAAAAGAAGGTGCTAAAATAATTTCTAAAAAAGTTTATGGTGCTATAAAAGGAGATTATGGTGGTTTACAATTACCAATGCTCTATGCAGAAAATATGGTGCTTCAAAGAAACAAGCCTATAAAATTTAATGGAATCGCTAATGTGAATGAAACTATTACAGTTCAATTTAAAAACCAAATAAAAATTGCAAAAACCGATTTTAATGGACGTTGGAACATTAGCTTTTATCCCATGGAAGCAGGAGGACCTTATGCCTTAAAATTCTATACAGCAAATAAAACTATTGAGATAAACAATGTCTATGTTGGTGAAGTTTGGTTAGCTTCTGGACAGTCTAATATGGATTTTAAAATCAGAGATATGGAAAGTGCTTCCACTGTTTTAAAAGATTCTTTAAATAAAAACGTTTTCCTATTTTCTATGGATGGGAAAGCATTGTCTGGACAAAAATTTAACGAACAAGACCTTCTAAACTGTAATACCAAAGATTATTTTAAAAATACTGGTTGGATTACTTCAACAGAAAATAATCTAAAAAACTTTTCTGCGGTTGCTTATGCCTTCGCGTATAAACTTCAAAAAAAATTAAACGTACCTATCGGTATCATTTGTAATGCTGTTGGTGGTTCTCCTATTCAGAGTTGGATTAGTAGAGAATCTATGGAGCAAAAACATGAAACCATCAATTTACTAAATGACACACATTTAAACCCTATGGTAGATAAATGGGTAGCAGACAGGATTGTATTGAATATGGAAGATGTTGCCAAAAATAAAATAAAAGCAAGACATCCATACCAACCTACATTTTTATTTGATTCAGGGATTTTACCAATTAAAGAGTATGCCATTAATGGTGTTATTTGGTATCAGGGAGAATCTAATACAGAACAATTAGAGCTGCATTCTAAATTGTTTAAAATGTTAGTAACCGATTGGCGTACTCATTTTAATAATAAAGAATTGCCTTTCTACTATGTTCAGTTAAGTAGTATTGATAGACCAAATTGGGGACCATTTAGAGATTCACAAAGATCTTTATTAGAGATTCCAAATACAGGTATGGCAGTTTCTATGGATGTAGGTAACAAAAAGGATGTTCATCCGAAGAAAAAATGGATTGTTGGAGAGCGGTTGTCAAATATTGCACTTCATAAGAGTTATAATTTTAATACTGCTTTTTCCGGACCTCTTTTAGATTTTGTAAATGTAAAAGGTAACATTTTAGAAGTTTATTTTAAATACAACGAAGGGTTAAAAACGATAGATAATCTATCTGTAAAAGATATTTTTATAGCTAATTCCGATAAAAAATTTGTTCCTGCAAAAGCTAAGATTGTTAAAAATACTCTGCAGGTTTGGTCGTCAGAAATTAAAAAACCTAGATATATAAAATATGGCTATACGTCTTTTTCTAGTGGGAATTTAGTTAACAAACAAGAGTTACCTGCTTCAACATTTTCTAATATTATTGAATAA
- a CDS encoding family 20 glycosylhydrolase, translating into MNHFFKSSFFLIALLLLSINMYSSNLLRGNLQAKYPVIPTPQEINYGNEEIAFKTINITKSNFRNVSNKLEAFFYAKGIKVSSKGLNIQIIKAEIPVDNSDEAYRLVIDSKIKIWASTEKGAYYAIQTLKQIFRKYGKKGRFPKLEITDWAAFKIRGFMHDTGRNFQSVSQLKEQIEVLSQYKYNVFHWHLTDDPGWRLESKIYPELQSEAATSRGKGKFYTQEDFKDILAFCKDRNITVIPEFDIPGHSRAFRTALGFKSMKDERALPALLALFDELCSLADPEEMPYIHIGTDEVRNSEEYVSKDFVLEIMKRIKAKNRELIVWKEGIEIKEDTTSINQLWAQHEPRAGHRFIDSRANYINHLDPFAGMSRLYFQQPCRQPKGDEFALGGVLCAWPDNNVNNERDILKQNPIYPSILFYADAIWKGRKKDHFEFWAKLPSKETDAFKAFQKFEEKVITHRDLFFKGKEFPYVKQTDVLWNIIGPFDHKGDVLTAFEVEDTLKQSYKSNGKTFNWSESVVGATVHLKHFFNFSALTSQKTGTFYARTQIYSPNNSTQDFWIGFQGWSRSGGRRVGPFPDQGQWHTTNPKIWVNNNEIAPPIWQQPSLGTKTDEIPFIDEDYFYREPTKINLKKGWNTVLLKIPQDRNSWKWMFTCVPVTVKNEGVSEVKELKFRTAFNMTSKVSLSSFPKNYQLYARDSNNKAIINISGKVDSSVDSLIVKVHRSQGTVTRTAIAVKAQFSVPIEIDAIKHNYTIALFVKAKNREEVFIKKATHVTAGDVYVINGQSNAWAIDYDNAYNNNHLPENAKWVRTIGAMHVYNQPAILPEAENTDWYLASGKAPDIRSGKELVGRGMVGVLGMNIGLNLVKSENVPIAIINGSGGGGAISYYQKTIDYDLDKPYGRLQKRLEASGLKGSIKAFIWNQGENNAGDSIVHYKKALKRLYNDLKTDFSFEKFYIIQTPPGCNSNIGHQNVREAQRQFVKEHEKIKILTRHGFLENPKTEDGSYFLSDGCHYHAHGYEVLANWISNLAKYDFYGGEVDYQAPQLIEVQLESSKSLIIAFDKPIVIQSNLLVDGIFYAVKDHLFALNNHKTSSISKIEVLAENSKKIRLTFSEQSLLKGDRLTYILGDNYFLRSKPYSGPWLVDKVTGVGAVGFTSVLE; encoded by the coding sequence ATGAATCATTTTTTTAAATCAAGTTTCTTTTTAATAGCTCTTTTACTGCTGTCTATTAATATGTATTCTTCTAATTTATTGAGAGGTAATCTTCAAGCAAAGTATCCAGTAATTCCAACACCTCAAGAAATTAATTATGGTAATGAAGAGATAGCGTTTAAAACGATCAATATTACGAAGTCTAATTTTAGAAATGTATCGAATAAATTAGAAGCATTCTTTTATGCTAAAGGAATTAAAGTATCATCAAAAGGCTTAAATATTCAAATTATAAAAGCAGAAATTCCTGTTGATAATAGTGATGAGGCGTATCGGTTAGTTATCGATTCTAAAATTAAAATTTGGGCATCTACAGAAAAAGGCGCTTATTATGCGATTCAAACTTTAAAACAAATTTTTAGAAAGTACGGTAAAAAAGGACGTTTTCCAAAACTTGAAATTACAGATTGGGCAGCATTTAAAATTAGAGGTTTTATGCACGATACAGGAAGAAATTTTCAGTCTGTATCTCAATTAAAAGAACAGATTGAAGTGCTTTCTCAATACAAATACAATGTGTTTCATTGGCATTTAACAGATGATCCTGGTTGGCGTTTAGAGAGTAAAATCTACCCAGAATTACAATCAGAAGCAGCAACTTCCCGTGGCAAAGGGAAGTTTTATACACAAGAAGACTTTAAAGATATCTTGGCATTTTGCAAGGATAGAAACATCACAGTAATTCCAGAATTTGATATTCCTGGACATTCTAGAGCTTTTAGAACTGCGTTAGGTTTTAAATCGATGAAAGATGAAAGAGCACTGCCTGCTTTATTGGCATTGTTTGATGAACTTTGTTCGTTGGCCGATCCAGAAGAAATGCCTTATATCCATATTGGCACAGATGAAGTAAGGAACAGCGAAGAGTATGTTTCTAAAGATTTTGTGTTAGAAATTATGAAACGAATTAAAGCAAAAAATAGAGAGCTTATTGTTTGGAAAGAAGGTATAGAAATAAAAGAAGATACAACCTCTATAAATCAATTATGGGCACAGCACGAACCAAGAGCAGGACATCGTTTTATAGATTCGAGAGCTAATTATATTAATCATTTAGATCCTTTTGCAGGCATGTCTAGATTGTATTTTCAACAACCTTGCAGGCAGCCAAAAGGAGATGAATTTGCTTTAGGAGGTGTTTTGTGTGCATGGCCAGACAATAATGTAAATAATGAAAGAGATATTTTAAAGCAAAACCCTATTTATCCTTCTATCTTATTTTATGCTGATGCGATTTGGAAAGGGAGGAAAAAAGATCATTTTGAATTTTGGGCAAAATTACCATCAAAAGAAACAGACGCTTTTAAAGCGTTTCAAAAATTTGAAGAAAAAGTGATAACTCACAGAGATTTGTTTTTTAAGGGAAAGGAGTTTCCGTATGTAAAACAAACAGATGTTTTATGGAATATAATTGGTCCTTTTGATCATAAAGGAGATGTTTTAACAGCGTTTGAGGTCGAAGATACTTTAAAGCAATCTTATAAAAGTAATGGAAAAACATTTAATTGGTCGGAATCAGTGGTTGGCGCTACGGTTCATTTAAAACATTTTTTTAATTTCTCCGCTTTAACAAGTCAGAAAACCGGAACTTTTTATGCGCGTACTCAGATATACTCACCAAACAATAGCACACAAGATTTTTGGATTGGTTTTCAGGGTTGGTCGCGCTCTGGCGGACGTAGAGTTGGTCCTTTTCCAGATCAAGGGCAGTGGCACACTACAAATCCTAAAATTTGGGTAAACAATAATGAAATAGCACCACCTATTTGGCAGCAACCCAGTTTGGGGACTAAAACAGATGAGATTCCGTTTATAGATGAAGATTATTTTTATAGAGAACCAACCAAAATCAATTTGAAAAAAGGGTGGAATACAGTACTCTTAAAAATACCACAAGATAGAAATTCATGGAAATGGATGTTTACCTGTGTGCCTGTAACTGTTAAAAATGAGGGTGTAAGTGAGGTTAAAGAATTAAAGTTTAGAACCGCTTTTAATATGACTTCTAAAGTTTCTCTGAGTTCTTTCCCTAAAAACTATCAACTTTACGCCAGAGATTCTAATAATAAAGCAATCATTAATATTTCTGGAAAAGTAGACAGTTCTGTAGATAGTTTAATAGTTAAGGTACATAGATCACAAGGTACTGTTACAAGAACAGCTATTGCAGTAAAAGCACAGTTTTCTGTTCCGATAGAAATTGATGCAATTAAACATAATTATACGATAGCTCTTTTTGTAAAAGCAAAGAATAGGGAAGAGGTTTTTATAAAAAAAGCGACTCACGTTACAGCTGGAGATGTTTATGTTATAAATGGACAATCGAATGCGTGGGCTATAGACTATGATAATGCTTATAATAATAACCATTTACCAGAAAATGCTAAATGGGTGCGTACTATTGGGGCAATGCATGTTTACAACCAACCTGCTATTTTGCCAGAAGCAGAAAATACAGATTGGTACTTGGCTAGTGGAAAAGCACCAGATATTCGCAGTGGGAAAGAACTTGTAGGCAGAGGTATGGTGGGTGTTTTGGGAATGAATATTGGCTTAAATTTGGTGAAATCAGAAAATGTACCTATTGCTATTATTAATGGAAGCGGAGGTGGAGGAGCGATTTCTTACTATCAAAAAACAATAGATTATGATTTGGATAAACCCTATGGACGTTTACAAAAGAGGTTAGAAGCCTCGGGGTTAAAAGGGAGTATAAAAGCCTTTATCTGGAATCAAGGTGAAAATAATGCTGGAGATAGTATAGTGCATTATAAAAAAGCGCTTAAAAGGTTATACAACGATTTAAAAACTGATTTTTCGTTTGAAAAATTTTATATCATTCAAACTCCTCCAGGGTGTAATTCTAATATAGGACATCAAAATGTTAGAGAGGCCCAAAGACAGTTTGTAAAGGAACATGAAAAAATAAAGATTCTAACACGCCACGGTTTTTTAGAGAACCCCAAGACTGAGGATGGAAGTTATTTTTTATCAGATGGCTGTCATTACCATGCGCATGGTTATGAAGTTTTAGCAAATTGGATTTCTAATTTAGCCAAATATGATTTCTATGGTGGAGAAGTAGATTACCAAGCTCCCCAATTAATTGAAGTTCAGCTAGAGTCATCTAAGTCTTTAATTATAGCGTTTGATAAACCGATTGTTATTCAATCTAATTTATTGGTTGATGGCATTTTTTATGCTGTTAAAGATCATTTATTTGCTTTAAATAATCATAAAACATCTTCTA
- a CDS encoding AGE family epimerase/isomerase, which produces MLYKDLYKSTLLSDIIPFWEKNSMDTKDGGYFTCLDRNGKMYDTDKFIWLQGRQAWTFSMLYNNVDRNENWLKIAKHGIDFIVKHGMDKEGNFYFSTTKEGQPLVQPYNIFSDCFAAMAFSQYAIASGDEEIKKLAKQTYLNILKKKDNPKGVYEKSTNARPLKSFALPMILSNLVLELEGILDKEEVEKTIDFSVREVMEVFLDKKSGLIYEFVKPDGSHEDSYNGRLLNPGHGIEAMWFMIDIGVRRKDTKLIEKAADTILKILDYSWDQKHGGILYFMDAHGKPPQQLEWDQKLWWVHLEALVALSKAYEQTGREELKDWYEKVHKYTWSHFSDPENGEWFGYLNRQGEVLLDLKGGKWKGCFHVPRAMFQCWKAFENIESK; this is translated from the coding sequence ATGTTATATAAAGATTTATATAAAAGTACACTATTAAGTGATATTATTCCTTTTTGGGAAAAAAATTCTATGGACACAAAAGATGGTGGTTATTTTACTTGTTTAGACAGAAACGGTAAAATGTATGATACAGATAAGTTTATATGGCTTCAGGGTAGACAAGCTTGGACGTTCTCTATGTTGTATAATAATGTTGATAGAAATGAAAATTGGCTAAAAATAGCAAAACATGGTATCGATTTTATTGTAAAACATGGTATGGATAAGGAAGGTAACTTTTACTTTTCTACCACTAAGGAGGGGCAACCACTTGTTCAGCCATATAATATATTTTCAGATTGTTTTGCTGCCATGGCATTTAGCCAATATGCCATAGCTTCAGGTGATGAAGAAATTAAGAAACTGGCAAAACAAACCTATCTTAATATTTTAAAAAAGAAAGACAATCCTAAAGGAGTTTACGAAAAATCTACGAATGCACGTCCTTTAAAAAGCTTTGCATTGCCTATGATTTTATCTAATTTGGTATTGGAGTTAGAAGGCATTTTAGATAAAGAAGAAGTAGAAAAAACGATAGATTTTAGTGTTCGTGAAGTTATGGAAGTTTTTTTAGATAAAAAATCTGGACTAATTTATGAATTTGTGAAACCAGATGGATCGCATGAAGATAGTTATAATGGTCGCCTTTTAAATCCAGGACACGGTATTGAAGCCATGTGGTTTATGATTGATATTGGTGTTAGAAGAAAAGATACTAAATTGATTGAAAAGGCAGCAGATACCATTTTAAAAATTTTAGACTATAGTTGGGATCAAAAACACGGAGGGATTTTATACTTTATGGACGCCCATGGAAAACCACCACAACAATTAGAGTGGGATCAAAAATTATGGTGGGTACACTTAGAGGCTTTGGTGGCTTTGTCTAAAGCTTATGAACAAACAGGAAGAGAAGAATTAAAAGATTGGTATGAGAAAGTTCATAAATATACTTGGTCACATTTTTCTGATCCAGAAAATGGTGAATGGTTTGGGTATTTAAATAGACAAGGTGAAGTATTGTTAGATTTAAAAGGAGGTAAGTGGAAAGGTTGTTTTCATGTTCCTAGAGCAATGTTTCAATGCTGGAAAGCTTTTGAAAACATAGAAAGTAAATAA
- a CDS encoding FadR/GntR family transcriptional regulator, protein MKNKISISPLTNLSLVDKVEIRITEYIKENKLSVGDTIPKEMEFAEALGVSRTVIREALSRLRTIGIIDSKKHKGMVLSQPDFIHNFEKVIDTHLLGDETLKDIFELRLILEMGMIDLLFARKTEKDLVELEEIVSKMENEDSAGTTLFSLDNEVAFHGKLYEMSGNKTLQRFQNLLLPVFQYVHTNKLPDAETYMYTKKFITHRELLNFLKNDNKKAFRKGMSQHLEPHFDRILNHPTS, encoded by the coding sequence ATGAAAAATAAAATAAGCATTTCCCCTTTAACGAATCTTAGCTTAGTCGATAAAGTAGAAATTCGTATTACAGAATATATAAAAGAGAACAAGCTTTCGGTTGGTGACACAATACCGAAAGAAATGGAATTTGCAGAAGCTTTAGGTGTTAGTAGAACAGTTATTAGAGAAGCTTTATCTAGGCTGCGAACTATAGGTATTATTGATTCTAAAAAACATAAAGGAATGGTGTTATCTCAACCAGACTTTATACATAATTTTGAAAAAGTAATTGACACTCATTTACTAGGTGATGAAACCTTAAAAGATATTTTTGAGCTTCGCTTGATATTAGAAATGGGAATGATAGATCTCTTGTTTGCTAGAAAGACAGAAAAAGATTTAGTTGAGCTTGAAGAAATTGTTAGTAAAATGGAAAATGAGGACTCAGCAGGAACTACTCTTTTTAGCTTAGATAATGAAGTTGCCTTTCACGGAAAATTATATGAAATGTCTGGAAACAAAACGTTACAAAGGTTTCAGAATTTATTATTACCAGTATTTCAATATGTACATACTAATAAACTACCTGACGCCGAGACCTACATGTATACTAAGAAATTTATAACACATAGAGAGCTTTTAAACTTTTTAAAAAATGATAATAAAAAAGCATTTAGAAAAGGAATGAGTCAGCATTTAGAACCACATTTTGATAGAATTTTAAACCACCCTACATCTTAA